One window of Nostoc sp. C052 genomic DNA carries:
- a CDS encoding DEAD/DEAH box helicase, with translation MSDAFNRLAPFIQEYIYHHQWTELRPVQIAACQIIFDTDAHLLVTAATAAGKTEAAFLPVLTLLHANRSTTIGALYISPIKALINDQFERLNDLLKEADIPVWHWHGDVSQTRKNKLLKNPQGILQITPESLESLLINKNNDLLRLFGDLRFVIIDEIHAFMGSERGCQIICQLQRLAKLTQTQPRRIGLSATLGDYSIAEEWLRSGTDKPVITPKIDGIKRQIKLAVEHFYITDEVDEEVTADEQYIFNLSKSRKCLIFANNRTRTESVIASLRKIATKQGLPDIYHVHHGSISASLRQAAENAMREPNNPAVTAATLTLELGIDIGHLERVIQLESPLSVASFLQRLGRSGRRGEAADMRFVCAEEKPLAEASLPEQIPWQLLQCIAIIQLYLEEQWIEPIRPIKYPLSLLYHQTMSILTAAGEISANALAKQIFSLPPFTAISKEDLQILLRYLIDIGHIQHTEKGKLILGLAGEKVVRKFQFYAVFAEQQEYIVKQDTTEIGSIVTPLPVGNQFALAGRTWEVVEVDFKKKAIFVKQAEGKASIYWRGGGGNIHTKVLQRMQQVLFENVEYSYLQKNALQRLHQVRHLVQQVGLDKHNILQLEKGKCCIFPWMGTIAYRTLERLLNSYCRESLEITSIGGVNPYYLTLKLGKDKLKYLYREIASLCEQRITSEDLVSTSEAPELQKYDVFIPHPLLWKAFANDYLDMSELKQQVTLWRE, from the coding sequence ATGAGTGATGCCTTTAACCGACTTGCACCCTTCATCCAAGAATATATTTATCATCACCAGTGGACTGAATTACGTCCAGTTCAAATTGCCGCTTGTCAAATTATATTTGACACTGATGCTCACTTGCTAGTTACTGCTGCAACTGCTGCTGGTAAAACAGAAGCAGCCTTTCTACCAGTTTTGACTCTATTACATGCCAACCGTTCTACCACAATTGGCGCATTATATATTAGTCCAATCAAAGCTTTAATTAACGATCAATTTGAGCGTCTCAACGACTTACTCAAAGAAGCAGATATTCCAGTTTGGCACTGGCACGGCGATGTTTCCCAAACTAGAAAAAACAAACTTTTAAAGAATCCTCAAGGCATTCTCCAAATTACCCCAGAATCTCTAGAAAGTTTGTTAATTAATAAAAATAACGACCTACTTCGCTTATTTGGTGATTTAAGATTTGTCATCATTGATGAAATTCATGCCTTTATGGGTTCAGAACGCGGTTGTCAAATCATTTGCCAATTACAACGTTTAGCAAAGTTGACACAAACACAACCACGGCGTATTGGTTTATCGGCAACTCTTGGAGATTATTCAATAGCTGAAGAGTGGTTGCGATCAGGAACAGATAAGCCAGTAATTACACCAAAAATTGATGGTATAAAACGCCAAATAAAACTAGCTGTAGAACATTTTTATATTACTGATGAAGTAGATGAAGAGGTAACAGCTGATGAACAATATATTTTCAACCTCAGCAAGTCTCGCAAATGTCTAATATTTGCTAATAATCGCACACGTACCGAATCTGTAATTGCATCTTTGCGAAAAATTGCCACAAAACAAGGACTACCAGATATATATCATGTGCATCATGGGAGTATCTCTGCTAGTTTGCGGCAAGCTGCTGAAAATGCTATGCGTGAACCTAACAATCCAGCTGTTACCGCCGCCACTCTGACTCTAGAATTAGGTATAGATATCGGTCATTTAGAGCGAGTAATTCAGTTAGAATCACCCTTGTCGGTAGCTAGCTTTTTACAGCGCTTGGGACGCAGTGGTAGAAGAGGTGAAGCTGCTGATATGCGCTTTGTCTGCGCTGAAGAGAAGCCATTAGCAGAAGCTTCTCTACCAGAACAAATTCCCTGGCAACTTTTACAGTGTATTGCGATAATTCAACTTTATTTAGAGGAACAATGGATTGAACCAATTAGACCAATAAAATATCCTTTGAGTTTGCTTTATCACCAAACAATGAGTATTTTAACAGCAGCAGGTGAAATTTCAGCTAATGCCCTAGCTAAACAAATTTTTAGTCTGCCGCCCTTTACTGCAATTTCCAAAGAAGATTTACAAATATTACTACGCTACTTAATTGATATTGGTCATATTCAGCATACTGAAAAAGGTAAATTAATCCTGGGTTTGGCAGGAGAAAAGGTAGTAAGAAAATTTCAGTTTTATGCTGTATTTGCTGAACAACAAGAATATATTGTTAAGCAAGATACAACAGAAATCGGCAGTATTGTCACACCGCTTCCTGTTGGCAATCAATTTGCTTTAGCTGGCAGAACTTGGGAAGTTGTAGAAGTTGACTTTAAGAAGAAGGCTATTTTTGTTAAACAAGCTGAGGGTAAAGCTAGTATTTATTGGCGTGGCGGTGGTGGTAATATTCATACCAAAGTTTTACAGCGAATGCAGCAAGTTTTATTTGAGAATGTTGAGTATAGTTATTTGCAAAAAAATGCTTTACAACGTTTACATCAAGTTCGTCACTTGGTGCAGCAGGTTGGATTAGACAAGCACAATATTTTACAACTAGAAAAAGGTAAATGCTGCATTTTTCCTTGGATGGGTACGATTGCTTATCGCACCTTAGAAAGATTACTCAATTCATACTGTAGGGAATCGTTGGAAATCACAAGTATAGGCGGAGTAAATCCCTATTATTTGACACTTAAATTAGGCAAGGATAAACTTAAATATCTTTATCGTGAAATTGCTTCCTTGTGTGAACAAAGAATTACTTCAGAAGATTTAGTTAGTACTTCAGAAGCACCAGAACTTCAAAAATATGATGTTTTTATTCCTCATCCACTTTTATGGAAAGCTTTTGCTAACGATTATTTGGATATGAGCGAACTTAAACAGCAAGTGACACTGTGGAGAGAATAA
- a CDS encoding Uma2 family endonuclease: MISRNIQGYYKRLALFTVAVEFRLPGKYYYLIFKYLPYVRLWILGYRRYTYPDVMAIAGEPVYESDSTTTVTNPLIIIEVLSKSTRSYDESDKFRCYRSIPELQEYILIDQYKFYLEQFAKNSDSKWVLTEYESPDALLTLASINFQISFSDIYEMVNF, encoded by the coding sequence TTGATCAGCAGAAATATCCAAGGTTATTACAAGCGATTAGCATTGTTTACCGTGGCTGTGGAATTCCGATTGCCTGGAAAATACTACTACTTGATTTTTAAATACTTACCCTATGTGCGCTTGTGGATACTCGGCTACAGAAGATACACATATCCAGATGTGATGGCGATCGCAGGAGAACCAGTCTATGAGAGTGACAGCACTACCACTGTTACAAATCCCTTAATAATTATTGAGGTTTTGTCAAAATCAACCAGAAGTTATGACGAATCAGATAAGTTTCGTTGTTATCGTTCAATTCCTGAACTTCAAGAATATATTCTGATTGACCAATACAAATTTTATCTTGAGCAATTTGCTAAAAACTCAGATAGTAAATGGGTACTAACTGAATATGAATCTCCCGATGCCTTGTTAACACTTGCTTCTATAAATTTTCAAATTTCATTCAGTGATATTTATGAAATGGTAAATTTTTAG
- a CDS encoding FHA domain-containing protein — MQNLTTSNIIGLNLELFHVQTNTAFELPPNTAVFHIGKANDQIPPDIDVSNLPDADVVSRIHAQIQIHLNNYFIEDLGSSNGTFVNNTRLEPRTPYKINLGDRIDLGQGEKVTFIFQDKIQHQQNLLSPANSTKMQAQIALNSKQPLVNQKTKYIGFALMVAGIIILTANIHVGIFFGIPGLLLCISGIFVLCQQRINPNLGWILIAVGIVVIAFTGNVFASVNLLVVVASSALFFAGYQLLNTGKILNYDLRSLYGLIK; from the coding sequence ATGCAAAATTTAACTACATCTAACATTATAGGACTGAATTTAGAGCTTTTTCATGTCCAAACTAACACTGCTTTTGAGTTACCACCAAATACTGCGGTGTTTCATATTGGTAAAGCCAACGACCAAATCCCGCCAGATATTGATGTTTCTAACTTGCCAGATGCAGATGTAGTTTCTCGCATTCATGCACAGATTCAAATTCATCTAAATAATTATTTTATTGAAGATTTAGGGAGTTCTAATGGCACATTTGTCAACAACACTAGATTAGAACCTAGAACACCTTATAAAATAAATTTAGGAGACAGAATAGACCTTGGTCAAGGAGAAAAGGTCACATTTATATTTCAAGATAAGATCCAACATCAACAAAATCTTCTTTCTCCTGCAAATTCTACAAAAATGCAGGCTCAAATTGCTCTTAACAGCAAACAACCTCTGGTGAATCAGAAAACCAAGTATATAGGCTTTGCCTTGATGGTTGCAGGCATCATCATTCTAACTGCAAATATTCATGTTGGTATATTTTTTGGTATTCCTGGTTTATTGCTATGTATTTCCGGTATTTTTGTACTTTGTCAGCAGCGAATCAACCCTAACTTAGGATGGATTTTGATAGCGGTAGGAATTGTAGTCATAGCTTTTACTGGTAATGTATTTGCGTCAGTTAATCTTTTAGTTGTTGTGGCATCATCTGCTTTATTTTTCGCCGGATATCAACTTTTGAATACTGGAAAAATCTTAAATTATGATTTGCGATCGCTCTACGGATTAATTAAATAA
- a CDS encoding sensor histidine kinase encodes MKISTKFFTGSVVSVGLIIAILVGNTVAVQQIKQTIREKSNQTTETLKVALTAENALKSEIIELKDVVLLKSQDAGMVKSSKQFLDCLDKLETLMPNSTEISVIRRRHQFLSQLSSQLTNWNSKDTSLADSQQYFRAINSFDRDIELFLSQVIQHANQQHLLVEDELENLYQIQRIISFAVVQVIIILFVVKFIVIWRPTIKSLQKLQLGTAEIAAGNLDYRLDIHTGDEVEDLAKSFNYMSSKLAESRQTLMKNTELTQMNQRLELEVSERKQAESELQKALQELQSTQAQLIQTEKMSSLGQLVAGVAHEINNPVNFISGNIVHASEYTQQLLELVRLYQEEFPNSGQEIQEKIEEIDLEFMLDDLPKILNSMTIGSKRIQQIVLSLRTFSHLDEADMKEVDIHEGIDSTLLILQNRLKAKPEHPKIEIIKEYGELPLVECYAGQLNQVFMNVINNAIDALDMCNLQCSLQEIESNPSKIIISTKLISDNRVVVRIADNGPGMTQEVKKKLFDPFFTTKPVGQGTGLGLSISYQIVVQKHSGILRCESELGKGTEFWIEIPLYQVGESVSYNKFKLPTDLQESKV; translated from the coding sequence ATGAAAATCTCGACAAAGTTTTTTACAGGTTCAGTTGTGTCTGTCGGACTGATAATAGCTATTCTCGTTGGTAATACTGTAGCTGTGCAACAAATAAAGCAGACTATCCGTGAGAAAAGTAATCAAACTACCGAAACTCTCAAAGTTGCTCTAACTGCGGAAAATGCCTTAAAATCTGAAATTATTGAACTCAAAGATGTTGTCTTACTTAAGAGTCAAGACGCAGGAATGGTCAAATCTTCAAAACAGTTTTTAGACTGCCTTGATAAGTTAGAAACCTTGATGCCAAATTCTACAGAAATCTCGGTTATTCGCCGCCGTCACCAATTTCTCAGCCAGTTATCAAGTCAACTAACTAATTGGAATTCTAAGGATACTTCTTTAGCAGATTCCCAGCAATACTTTAGAGCCATCAATTCTTTTGATAGAGATATTGAATTATTCCTCAGTCAGGTGATTCAACATGCTAATCAGCAGCATCTTCTGGTTGAAGACGAATTAGAAAACCTATATCAAATACAGAGAATTATCTCTTTTGCCGTTGTGCAAGTAATTATAATTCTATTTGTTGTTAAATTTATAGTGATTTGGCGTCCAACAATTAAGTCTTTGCAAAAATTACAATTAGGAACAGCAGAAATTGCCGCCGGAAACCTAGATTACCGTCTAGATATTCACACAGGGGATGAAGTAGAAGACCTTGCTAAGTCATTTAACTACATGTCATCGAAGTTAGCTGAATCTCGTCAAACCCTGATGAAGAACACTGAATTAACCCAAATGAATCAACGCCTAGAGTTAGAAGTTTCTGAACGCAAACAGGCAGAATCAGAACTCCAGAAAGCCTTACAAGAACTCCAAAGCACTCAAGCCCAATTGATTCAAACTGAGAAAATGTCTAGTTTGGGTCAGCTTGTAGCTGGGGTTGCACACGAAATTAATAACCCCGTTAACTTCATTTCTGGTAATATCGTCCATGCCAGTGAATACACTCAACAACTGCTAGAACTAGTACGTCTCTATCAAGAAGAGTTCCCAAATTCGGGACAAGAGATTCAGGAAAAAATAGAAGAAATTGACTTGGAATTTATGCTAGATGATTTACCAAAAATTCTCAATTCAATGACTATTGGATCTAAACGAATTCAGCAGATAGTCTTATCTTTACGCACCTTCTCTCATCTGGATGAAGCAGACATGAAAGAGGTTGATATTCACGAAGGTATTGATAGTACACTGCTGATTTTGCAGAATCGATTGAAAGCCAAGCCAGAGCATCCCAAAATTGAAATTATCAAAGAATATGGTGAGTTACCTCTGGTAGAATGTTATGCAGGACAGTTAAATCAAGTGTTTATGAACGTAATTAATAATGCGATCGATGCTCTTGATATGTGCAATCTTCAATGTTCTCTGCAAGAGATTGAGAGCAATCCTAGTAAGATTATAATTAGTACTAAACTGATTAGTGACAATCGAGTAGTCGTGAGAATTGCAGATAATGGGCCAGGTATGACCCAAGAAGTGAAAAAGAAACTATTTGATCCATTTTTTACTACTAAGCCTGTGGGTCAGGGAACGGGATTAGGCTTATCGATTAGCTATCAGATTGTGGTGCAAAAACACTCTGGAATACTGAGGTGCGAATCAGAACTAGGTAAAGGAACCGAGTTTTGGATTGAGATTCCTTTATATCAGGTAGGGGAATCGGTGAGTTATAACAAATTTAAATTGCCTACTGATTTGCAAGAGTCAAAAGTCTAG
- the phnD gene encoding phosphate/phosphite/phosphonate ABC transporter substrate-binding protein, with amino-acid sequence MNKCLVAPWLFTRYRLFSKSRVLIVAIIIALLSTGCTGKASQKNQPVVDSVSSQQNLPTLRIGVLLTQSQTEQERMIKPLKEYLELSLGQKVDTESQSKIIGGQGRHKKSDIEKVQGAIASSVDFQIAKDYEQIIDWLLQDKLDMAYLGPMSYLEAVDRGAKVEPLVAPIDKHTGQPWYRACIIVKKDSLIKTLKDLKGKRIAFVDKLSTSGYLMPLVTFKKLGIDYDRDFAQVLYAGSHSNSMTALEDGIVDAAATNISSYLKRQKSGNLTSQNSRILWESAPIPNSPIVVSKKLSPELIQRLKQAFVSSPEGLEDILGTESAGYTLVTPSDYAPIEQLRKYLNLISVPVK; translated from the coding sequence ATGAACAAGTGCTTAGTAGCACCGTGGCTCTTTACTAGATATCGCTTATTCAGTAAAAGTAGAGTTTTGATTGTAGCGATAATTATAGCGTTACTAAGTACAGGCTGTACTGGAAAAGCATCTCAGAAAAATCAGCCTGTTGTGGATAGTGTCTCAAGTCAACAGAACTTACCAACTTTAAGAATTGGGGTGCTACTTACACAAAGCCAGACAGAGCAAGAACGGATGATTAAACCCCTAAAAGAATACCTAGAGCTATCCCTTGGACAAAAGGTTGATACTGAGTCGCAATCAAAGATAATAGGGGGACAAGGGAGACACAAAAAATCAGATATTGAAAAAGTGCAGGGTGCGATCGCCAGTTCAGTAGATTTTCAGATTGCTAAAGACTATGAGCAAATCATTGACTGGCTATTACAGGATAAGCTGGATATGGCTTATTTAGGGCCTATGAGCTATCTTGAGGCAGTAGACAGGGGTGCTAAAGTCGAACCATTGGTTGCTCCCATTGATAAACATACGGGACAACCCTGGTATCGTGCGTGTATCATTGTCAAAAAAGATAGTCTCATCAAAACCTTAAAAGACCTCAAAGGTAAACGTATTGCCTTTGTAGACAAATTATCAACCTCTGGGTATTTGATGCCGCTGGTAACGTTCAAAAAACTAGGAATTGATTATGATCGGGATTTTGCTCAAGTCCTCTATGCTGGTAGTCATAGCAACAGTATGACTGCATTAGAAGATGGCATTGTTGATGCCGCAGCAACTAATATTTCATCCTACTTGAAACGGCAAAAAAGTGGCAATCTAACATCTCAAAACTCCAGAATTCTGTGGGAATCTGCCCCCATACCCAATTCTCCAATAGTAGTTTCTAAAAAACTATCACCTGAGTTAATCCAACGGCTAAAACAGGCTTTTGTTAGTAGCCCAGAAGGTCTTGAGGATATTTTAGGAACTGAGTCAGCCGGCTACACCCTTGTTACTCCTTCAGATTATGCTCCTATCGAGCAACTCCGAAAATATCTCAACTTAATTTCTGTTCCGGTAAAATGA
- a CDS encoding lectin ESA-2, with protein MTTTTTTNTNSLYNVQNQWGGASAPWNPGGVWVIGARADQRIVQLKVSSTDNGKTLTGTTTYSGEGPIGFKATLTGSDNYNVENQWGGSSAPWNPGGTWVLGSRGNQNVVAIDITSSDGGKTLTGTITYSGEGPIGFKSAAVDGRVYTVENQWGGSSAPWNPGGTWVLGSRANQNVVAIDITSSDGGKTLTGTITYSGEGPIGFKGNIVGSNNYTVENQWGGNTAPWNPGGTWLIGARVEQNVVALNVTSNDGGKTLTGTTTYSGEGPIGFRSHQI; from the coding sequence ATGACAACTACAACAACAACCAATACTAATAGTCTATACAATGTACAAAATCAGTGGGGTGGTGCTTCTGCTCCGTGGAATCCTGGTGGAGTATGGGTAATTGGAGCTAGAGCAGATCAGCGCATTGTCCAACTCAAAGTTTCATCCACTGACAACGGCAAGACACTTACTGGAACCACAACATATTCTGGTGAAGGCCCCATCGGTTTTAAGGCTACCTTAACTGGGAGCGACAACTACAACGTAGAAAACCAGTGGGGAGGTTCATCTGCTCCGTGGAATCCCGGCGGGACTTGGGTACTTGGCTCTCGGGGAAATCAAAATGTTGTTGCGATTGATATTACATCCAGCGACGGCGGTAAAACCCTGACTGGAACTATCACATATTCTGGTGAAGGCCCCATCGGTTTTAAGAGTGCTGCTGTTGATGGCCGTGTCTATACTGTGGAAAACCAATGGGGAGGTTCATCTGCTCCTTGGAATCCTGGTGGTACTTGGGTACTTGGCTCACGCGCAAATCAAAATGTTGTTGCGATCGATATTACATCCAGTGACGGTGGTAAAACCTTGACTGGCACTATCACATACTCTGGTGAAGGCCCCATCGGCTTTAAAGGTAACATTGTCGGCAGCAACAACTATACAGTAGAAAATCAGTGGGGTGGTAATACAGCGCCGTGGAATCCTGGTGGGACTTGGCTAATCGGCGCTCGCGTGGAACAGAATGTAGTGGCGCTCAACGTCACATCTAATGATGGTGGGAAGACCCTAACTGGAACCACGACATATTCTGGTGAGGGCCCTATCGGCTTCCGATCGCATCAAATCTAA
- a CDS encoding PAS domain S-box protein — protein sequence MEVVKTEYKQSEEKYSRFFSLSIDLLCIANFDGYFKYLNPVWTKTLGWSIQELIAKPFIEFIHPEDRELTIAVAQKVIRTVDAVNFENRYLCRDGSYKWLSWNATSFIEEKLIYAVARDITVNKQNEIALQKSIQELEAFRFALNAHSLVAITDRTGRITYVNDLFCQVSKYSLEELLGQDHRIINSGYHTKEFFANLWKTITQGKIWKGEIQNKAKDGTFYWVDTLIAPMLGEDGKPYQYVSIRTDITQRKLSELALLERSRLSVLSAEVSLALSQSGTLPEILQNCTNTISQYLDIGFVCIWTFERQTNQLQLQAGVHCTDMTCSTLSDTQDFPEHIALVNNIIGLMIQNHQAIFNQELSINHSEKLVNSTFSISRFSAYPLIVEQQIIGIIALFSKQLFTEPTHNLLNWIANNIAVAIDRIWAREELLSRREALLLRLASQIRSSLDLDMILETAVNEIRSLLQIDRCYFLCYLPHPSQPNLTITYEARNPNLASMLGHIPLQKSKYLTNILLSQEVICTDNINSKSHLDYDMQEFLTEFGIASQILLPVKSNSGEIGAIVCSHCSGDRIWNNSEISLLQAVCDQLAIAIDHAQLYTQSRAATLIAQTQAEKLTETLHKLQETQSQLIQNEKMSSLGQLVAGVAHEINNPVNFIHGNLTYANEYFQEMLTLLHLYQQYYPQPEVEIEDFTEKIDLEFITSDLYKLLSSMNMGTNRIREIVLGLRNFSRHDEADKKQVDIHEGIENTLLILHHRWKDNGIGLDISIVKEYGKLPLVDCYPGQLNQVFMNILTNAIDALEESMVSIRTNHKPQITICTEILDSKFVVIRIADNGLGMAEDVRKRLFDPFFTTKPVGKGTGLGLSISYQIIVEKHGGILNCLSEPGKGTEFWIQIPI from the coding sequence ATGGAAGTAGTTAAAACTGAGTACAAACAATCTGAAGAAAAATACTCTCGATTTTTCTCACTTTCTATAGATTTATTGTGTATTGCTAATTTTGATGGTTATTTTAAGTATTTAAATCCAGTATGGACAAAAACACTGGGTTGGTCAATTCAGGAACTTATTGCTAAACCCTTCATCGAATTTATTCACCCTGAAGATCGTGAATTAACTATTGCAGTAGCCCAAAAAGTTATACGAACTGTAGATGCAGTTAACTTTGAAAACCGCTATCTTTGCCGGGATGGTTCCTATAAATGGTTGTCATGGAATGCGACTAGCTTCATTGAAGAAAAGTTGATTTATGCAGTAGCTCGTGACATCACTGTTAATAAACAGAATGAGATAGCCCTACAAAAATCTATCCAAGAATTAGAAGCTTTTAGATTCGCCTTAAATGCCCATTCACTAGTAGCTATTACTGATAGAACTGGAAGAATAACCTATGTCAATGACCTATTTTGTCAAGTTTCTAAATATTCTTTAGAAGAACTGCTAGGACAAGACCATCGGATTATCAATTCTGGATACCACACAAAGGAATTTTTTGCAAATTTATGGAAAACCATTACCCAAGGGAAAATATGGAAAGGAGAAATTCAAAATAAAGCTAAGGATGGAACTTTTTATTGGGTTGATACTTTGATTGCGCCAATGTTAGGAGAAGATGGAAAACCCTATCAATATGTATCAATTCGTACAGATATTACACAGCGTAAGCTTTCAGAGTTAGCTTTATTGGAGCGATCGCGCTTGTCAGTTTTGAGTGCAGAAGTCAGTTTAGCTTTATCTCAAAGTGGCACACTTCCAGAAATTCTGCAAAATTGTACAAATACGATTTCCCAATACCTTGATATCGGCTTTGTTTGTATCTGGACTTTTGAAAGACAGACAAACCAGCTACAATTACAAGCTGGCGTTCATTGCACAGATATGACTTGTAGTACTTTGAGCGATACCCAAGATTTTCCAGAACATATCGCTTTGGTCAATAATATTATTGGCTTAATGATTCAAAACCATCAAGCTATTTTTAACCAAGAACTATCAATTAATCATTCAGAAAAACTTGTAAATTCTACATTTTCAATTTCTCGATTTTCTGCTTATCCTCTGATAGTAGAGCAACAAATAATCGGTATAATCGCTTTATTTAGCAAGCAATTATTTACCGAACCAACTCATAACCTATTAAATTGGATTGCTAATAATATTGCTGTAGCTATTGACCGAATCTGGGCGCGAGAAGAACTCCTCAGCCGTCGGGAAGCCTTATTGCTGCGTCTAGCTAGTCAAATCCGCAGTTCACTTGACCTAGATATGATCCTAGAAACTGCTGTTAATGAAATTCGCAGCTTATTACAAATTGATCGTTGCTACTTTCTTTGTTATTTACCACACCCATCCCAGCCAAATCTGACTATTACCTATGAAGCACGAAACCCTAATTTAGCAAGTATGTTAGGTCACATTCCGCTGCAAAAAAGCAAATATTTAACAAATATACTTCTTTCTCAAGAGGTAATTTGTACCGACAATATTAACAGTAAATCACATCTCGATTATGATATGCAGGAATTTTTAACTGAGTTTGGGATCGCATCTCAAATACTACTACCAGTTAAGAGTAATTCTGGTGAAATTGGGGCAATTGTGTGCAGTCATTGTAGTGGCGATCGCATTTGGAATAACAGTGAAATTAGCCTACTACAAGCTGTTTGCGATCAACTGGCGATCGCCATTGATCATGCACAACTTTATACCCAAAGTCGCGCTGCTACTTTAATCGCTCAAACTCAAGCTGAAAAACTCACCGAAACCTTGCATAAATTACAGGAAACTCAATCTCAACTGATCCAGAATGAAAAAATGTCTAGCTTAGGACAATTAGTCGCTGGAGTTGCCCATGAAATCAACAATCCAGTTAATTTTATTCATGGTAACTTAACCTATGCTAACGAATACTTTCAAGAGATGTTAACACTTTTACATCTTTATCAGCAATACTATCCCCAGCCGGAAGTAGAAATTGAAGATTTCACTGAAAAAATTGATTTAGAATTCATTACTAGTGACCTTTATAAACTCCTATCTTCCATGAATATGGGTACTAATCGTATCCGTGAAATTGTTTTGGGATTGCGAAATTTTTCTCGCCATGATGAAGCAGACAAAAAACAAGTTGACATTCATGAAGGAATTGAAAATACATTATTAATATTGCATCACCGCTGGAAAGATAATGGAATCGGGTTAGATATATCTATAGTTAAAGAATATGGTAAGTTGCCCTTAGTTGATTGCTATCCTGGGCAACTTAATCAAGTATTTATGAATATTTTAACTAATGCAATTGATGCTTTAGAAGAGTCAATGGTCAGCATCAGAACAAATCATAAACCGCAAATTACAATTTGTACTGAAATTTTAGACAGTAAATTTGTTGTCATTAGAATTGCCGACAACGGATTAGGAATGGCAGAAGACGTTAGAAAGCGGTTATTCGATCCATTTTTCACCACAAAACCTGTAGGTAAAGGAACAGGCTTAGGATTATCAATTAGCTACCAAATTATAGTAGAAAAACATGGAGGAATTTTGAATTGTCTATCAGAACCAGGAAAAGGTACAGAATTCTGGATTCAAATTCCAATTTAA